The sequence GGAAGAGGCCAGAGATGCTGCTAACATTACTTACCACGGCACACTTGACGAACAAACCATAGAAAAAGTAGCAGTTGAAAAACGAAAAGTGATAAATATTGCACTTGTAGGTAACCCAAACTGCGGAAAAACCACACTTTTTAATCACGCCAGCGGTGCCTACGAACATGTGGGGAATTATAGTGGCGTTACGGTGGATGTGAAAACAGGAACCTTTGAAC is a genomic window of Desulfonatronum sp. SC1 containing:
- a CDS encoding FeoB small GTPase domain-containing protein, with amino-acid sequence MINIALVGNPNCGKTTLFNHASGAYEHVGNYSGVTVDVKTGTFE